A single window of Sporosarcina sp. Marseille-Q4943 DNA harbors:
- a CDS encoding rhodanese-like domain-containing protein, whose translation MEWVIIIVIVAFFAWRMMPSKGVKSISTDELKPMLKDKSKQFIDVRTPAEYKGRHINEFKNIPLNLLKSKLDKLDKTKEVVVICQSGMRSSQATGILKKSGFTNVTNVRGGMSAWRG comes from the coding sequence ATGGAATGGGTCATCATCATAGTAATTGTCGCATTCTTTGCATGGCGAATGATGCCGTCGAAAGGTGTAAAATCGATATCGACCGACGAATTGAAACCGATGTTGAAAGATAAGTCGAAGCAATTCATCGACGTCCGAACACCTGCGGAATATAAAGGGCGCCATATCAATGAATTCAAGAATATCCCTTTGAACTTGTTGAAGTCTAAGTTGGATAAACTCGATAAGACTAAGGAAGTTGTCGTTATTTGCCAGAGTGGCATGCGCAGTTCGCAAGCTACGGGCATCTTAAAAAAGTCGGGATTCACGAATGTAACTAACGTGAGGGGCGGCATGAGCGCTTGGCGCGGATAA
- a CDS encoding ABC transporter permease: MKKDKATIGRDPYEVEQREWKQRQSKERYKQLLTIASPIFLLLLWEVMSRTGIMDIRFFPPPSAILDTFVKMIASGVMADHIGVSLYRIFVGFLAGVIPGVVIGLLMGLYSPIRHFVQPIVMALMPIPTLALLPIIIILFGIGDLSKVVTIAGSVFFPVVINTAAGVLNIDRIYLDVANNYGAGKLQFFFKIALPGALPVMLEGIQMGQAIALLTIVAAEMMGATSGIGYLIWTSYKAFLLKEMFVGLILISFFGYLFSLMLRGLQKKLLPWR, from the coding sequence TTGAAAAAAGATAAGGCGACTATTGGACGCGATCCGTATGAGGTGGAACAGCGGGAATGGAAGCAGAGACAATCGAAAGAACGATATAAGCAGCTATTGACGATCGCTTCGCCAATCTTCCTGTTGTTGTTGTGGGAAGTGATGTCGAGAACGGGGATAATGGATATCCGGTTTTTCCCTCCGCCTTCCGCCATTTTAGACACATTTGTCAAAATGATTGCGAGCGGGGTGATGGCGGATCATATCGGGGTTTCGTTGTACCGGATTTTTGTTGGTTTCCTCGCGGGAGTCATACCCGGGGTAGTCATCGGTTTGCTAATGGGGCTTTATTCGCCAATCCGGCATTTTGTTCAGCCAATCGTCATGGCGCTTATGCCGATTCCGACGCTTGCGTTGCTACCGATTATCATCATCCTTTTTGGAATTGGTGATCTGTCGAAAGTTGTCACGATTGCGGGAAGTGTGTTTTTCCCGGTCGTCATCAATACAGCGGCTGGCGTCTTAAACATCGATCGGATTTATTTGGACGTTGCGAATAATTATGGAGCAGGTAAACTGCAGTTCTTTTTCAAAATTGCATTGCCTGGCGCATTGCCGGTCATGCTGGAAGGGATTCAGATGGGGCAGGCAATCGCCTTGTTGACGATTGTCGCTGCGGAAATGATGGGGGCGACTTCGGGAATCGGATATTTAATCTGGACATCGTATAAGGCATTTCTGTTGAAGGAAATGTTTGTCGGACTCATCCTCATTTCATTTTTTGGCTATCTCTTCTCCTTGATGCTTCGCGGTCTTCAGAAAAAGTTGCTCCCTTGGAGGTGA
- a CDS encoding ABC transporter ATP-binding protein — protein sequence MRKKAKIEIRNLTKAFYKKQSSVTALDDISLSIGEGEFVCIVGPSGCGKTTLLRILAGLEQPSVGEFEIRSEQEGRPLQSMVFQERGVIPWLTVKENVAFGLKMRKMPKDVIQERTDYYLQKTGLDRFAHLYPKELSGGMKQRVSIARAFANDPEILLMDEPFAALDEQNKFILQEELLSIWSETRKTVIFITHSIDEALLLSDRILLMSAQPGKIIQQIRIDTPRPRTIEDIRKDPKLAEQFVDIWKHLQDEVQRSRKENR from the coding sequence GTGAGGAAGAAAGCGAAAATCGAAATTAGGAATTTGACGAAAGCATTTTACAAAAAACAATCAAGTGTGACAGCGCTCGACGATATTTCCCTTTCAATCGGAGAAGGGGAATTTGTCTGCATTGTCGGGCCGAGCGGCTGTGGTAAAACAACATTACTGCGTATACTGGCGGGGCTCGAACAGCCGAGCGTCGGTGAATTCGAAATCCGTTCGGAACAGGAAGGACGCCCTCTCCAATCGATGGTATTTCAGGAAAGGGGCGTCATCCCCTGGTTGACTGTGAAGGAAAATGTCGCTTTCGGATTAAAAATGCGCAAAATGCCGAAGGATGTCATTCAGGAGAGGACGGACTATTACTTACAAAAGACGGGACTTGACCGGTTTGCACATCTTTATCCGAAAGAACTTTCTGGGGGGATGAAACAGCGGGTGAGCATTGCCCGTGCGTTCGCAAACGATCCGGAAATCCTGCTGATGGATGAGCCGTTCGCCGCGCTCGATGAACAGAACAAATTCATCCTACAGGAAGAATTACTTTCTATCTGGTCAGAGACGAGAAAAACAGTCATTTTCATTACGCATAGCATCGATGAAGCGTTATTGCTGAGCGATCGAATCCTGCTCATGAGTGCACAGCCCGGTAAGATCATACAGCAAATCAGAATCGACACTCCGCGGCCTCGGACAATAGAAGATATCCGGAAAGATCCGAAGCTCGCCGAGCAATTTGTTGACATTTGGAAACATTTGCAAGATGAAGTGCAACGGTCAAGGAAAGAGAATAGATGA